In Takifugu flavidus isolate HTHZ2018 chromosome 5, ASM371156v2, whole genome shotgun sequence, the following proteins share a genomic window:
- the neff1 gene encoding low molecular weight neuronal intermediate filament: protein MSYSSEMYSSSSYRKIFGDAPRTGRAGLGGSPSRLQSAGYRSSHRSYGSPSMVSSTTYRRTAAPGRVFSSSSPMQDSMMDLTQSTAITNELKIVRTNEKEQLQGLNDRFASFIEKVHNLEQQNKVLEAEVTVLRQRNNEPSRLHELYEQEIRELRARVEELTHEKSQMHVDCVQLNDTLERLREKLEEESRLREEAENTLKGYRKDVDDATLARLELEKKVESLLDEIAFLRKVHEEELQELQSSLQASQVSVEMDMSKPDLAAALKDIRSQYENLSARNQAQAEEWYRSKFVSVTEVAARNQDAIKHSKEELSEYRRQVQARTLEIEALRGHNEALERQIAEMEDRHNSELGDMQDTIQQLEAALRSTKGEMSRHLREYQDLLNVKMALDIEIAAYRKLLEGEECRLSAVGGATVQSGYPGFSYMSSRSYTLGAYRRFAAKPEKEEEEEAEEGEEEEEEEEGEEGEEGDDQEQDEGAEEEEEEEEEEEKEKEKPNEKKPEEKKEEKKEEKKESPAGKNNKS from the exons ATGAGTTACTCCAGTGAGAtgtacagcagcagctcttatcggaagatctttggagatgcacCCCGGACCGGTCGCGCGGGTCTGGGCGGCAGCCCGTCCCGCCTGCAGTCTGCGGGCTACCGCAGCAGTCATCGCAGCTATGGTTCACCTTCCATGGTGTCCTCCACAACCTACCGGAGGACAGCGGCACCCGGCCGCGtcttctcctcatcttcccCCATGCAGGACTCCATGATGGACCTGACCCAGTCCACCGCCATCACCAACGAACTCAAAATCGTCCGCACCAACGaaaaggagcagctgcagggcctgaaCGACCGCTTCGCGTCCTTCATCGAGAAGGTGCacaacctggagcagcagaacaaagttCTGGAGGCGGAGGTCACCGTGCTGCGCCAGCGCAACAACGAGCCCTCGCGCCTGCACGAGCTCTACGAGCAGGAGATCCGCGAGCTGCGGGCGCGCGTGGAGGAGCTGACGCACGAGAAGAGCCAAATGCACGTGGACTGCGTGCAGCTGAACGACACGCTGGAGCGGCTGcgggagaagctggaggaggagagccggCTGCGGGAGGAGGCGGAGAACACCCTGAAGGGCTACCGGAAGGACGTGGACGACGCCACTCTGGCGcgcctggagctggagaagaaagtGGAGTCGCTGCTGGATGAGATCGCCTTCCTCAGAAAAGTGCACgaggaggagctacaggagctgcagtcGTCTCTGCAGGCCTCGCAG GTGTCTGTGGagatggacatgagcaaacctGATCTGGCCGCCGCCCTGAAGGACATCAGGTCCCAGTACGAGAACCTGTCAGCCAGGAACCAGGCTCAGGCTGAGGAGTGGTACCGCTCCAAGTTCGTCAGCGTGACCGAGGTGGCCGCCCGCAACCAGGACGCAATCAAGCATTCTAAAGAGGAGCTGAGCGAGTACCGCAGGCAAGTCCAAGCCCGCACCCTGGAGATCGAGGCCCTCAGGGGCCACAACGAGGCCCTGGAGCGGCAAATTGCAGAGATGGAGGATCGCCACAACAGTGAGCTGGGAGACATGCAG gacacCATCCAGCAGCTTGAGGCCGCCCTGCGCAGCACTAAAGGAGAAATGTCACGTCACCTGCGTGAATACCAGGATCTGCTGAATGTCAAGATGGCGCTGGACATCGAGATCGCTGCCTACAG gaagcTACTGGAAGGTGAGGAGTGTCGCCTCAGCGCCGTGGGCGGAGCTACGGTCCAGTCTGGCTATCCCGGCTTTTCCTACATGTCGTCCCGTAGCTACACCCTGGGGGCCTATAGGAGGTTTGCAGCCAAGCctgagaaggaggaagaagaggaggccgaagaaggtgaggaggaagaggaggaggaagaaggtgaagagggagaggagggagatgacCAGGAGCAGGATGAGGGagcggaagaggaggaggaggaggaagaagaagaggagaaagagaaggagaagccCAATGAGAAGAagccagaggagaagaaggaggagaagaaggaagagaagaaggagagccCCGCTGGCAAGAACAACAAGAGCTAA